The Macaca thibetana thibetana isolate TM-01 chromosome 19, ASM2454274v1, whole genome shotgun sequence genome has a segment encoding these proteins:
- the C19H19orf53 gene encoding leydig cell tumor 10 kDa protein homolog has translation MAQGQPKFQARKPAKSKTAAAASEKNRGPRKGGRVIAPKKARVVQQQKLKKNLEVGIRKKIEHDVVMKASSSLPKKLALLKAPAKKNGAAAATSSKTPS, from the exons ATGGCGCAGGGGCAGCCCAAGTTCCAGGCGCGCAAGCCCGCAAAGAGCAAGACAGCAGCGGCGGCCTCTGAAAAGAATCGGGGCCCGAGAAAAGGCG GTCGTGTTATCGCTCCCAAGAAGGCGCGCGTCGTGCAGCAGCAAAAGCTCAAGAAG AACCTGGAAGTCGGGATCCGGAAGAAGATCGAACATGACGTGGTGATGAAAGCCAGCAGCAGCCTGCCCAAGAAGCTGGCCCTGCTGAAGGCCCCGGCCAAGAAGAATGGGGCGGCTGCCGCCACCTCCTCCAAGACACCTTCCTGA